The Buttiauxella selenatireducens genome has a window encoding:
- a CDS encoding SH3 domain-containing protein has protein sequence MKLRNLLILAVVATVVGCKAPPPKMTDDTLVTSEINGVTLTHRYAVAAPHEFTPVNASYRALYPGSIMTKPDFGGKVVSTLENGQSYTVLGQVENNWLAIAEQDKQEMLGYVPTRALVKSELYAQTLKKDRPRPRRAAKKTTCVAVDGGSKACQNANSGTWIID, from the coding sequence ATGAAATTGCGCAATCTGTTGATCCTTGCCGTTGTTGCCACTGTTGTAGGTTGTAAAGCACCACCGCCAAAAATGACGGACGATACTCTCGTGACCAGTGAAATCAACGGTGTCACGCTGACACACCGCTACGCGGTAGCCGCACCTCACGAGTTCACCCCTGTTAACGCCAGTTATCGGGCGCTGTACCCGGGGTCAATTATGACCAAACCGGACTTTGGCGGGAAAGTGGTCAGCACCCTTGAAAATGGGCAAAGTTATACCGTTTTGGGACAAGTTGAGAATAATTGGCTCGCCATTGCGGAGCAGGATAAACAGGAAATGTTGGGTTATGTCCCGACACGCGCCCTGGTGAAAAGTGAACTGTATGCGCAGACGCTGAAAAAAGACCGCCCACGTCCACGCCGTGCGGCTAAAAAAACCACCTGTGTTGCAGTTGATGGCGGCAGCAAGGCCTGTCAGAACGCGAACAGTGGTACCTGGATCATTGATTAA
- the pdxR gene encoding MocR-like pyridoxine biosynthesis transcription factor PdxR has translation MRSLAVDVIKQAFSQTPGEKLHKKLYLAVCSCILEGSLRPAARMPPTRDLANELAVSRNTVLRVYEQLQAEGYISTRTSSGTFVTESVLDNLNTQVTRTAQTAQPFPPASLSKRCLDLLENASASPAQWGDFIPGVPDVNSFPHRTFKKIYDRIARRPNPEFLTYDADGGLEVLKSALSDYLRTARGVKCSTDQILITEGIHQALDLVTRTLCNPGDHAWIEEPGYWGIKNILRMNAVNITACDVDDQGLVPAPSSAVRPTLMFVTPSHQYPLGSVMSLPRRQLLLSMAREYQSWIVEDDYDSEFRFSGQPIPSLQGLEDDSPVIYIGTFSKTLYPALRLGYVVLPKPLAAPLKKVHNELYRSGHQIIQAALAEFIREGYYAAHIRKMRQLYNKRRTVLVELIKQHLGEEFLGYFNSNAGLHLIIQLPADADDIGISKRANAEGILVRPLSRYYFNSQKSKGLLVGFANIKDCDMEPSFERLAGIIKQNL, from the coding sequence ATGCGTTCACTTGCCGTAGATGTGATCAAGCAAGCATTTAGCCAGACGCCGGGCGAGAAACTTCATAAGAAACTTTATCTCGCGGTTTGCAGCTGTATTCTTGAGGGAAGTTTACGGCCTGCGGCGCGCATGCCACCGACCCGGGATTTGGCAAATGAGCTGGCGGTATCACGCAATACTGTGCTGCGGGTGTATGAACAATTGCAGGCAGAAGGCTATATTTCGACGCGCACCAGCAGCGGGACGTTTGTCACCGAAAGTGTGCTGGATAATCTCAATACGCAGGTCACCAGAACCGCACAAACCGCCCAGCCATTCCCGCCTGCAAGCCTGTCGAAGCGCTGCCTCGACTTGCTGGAAAACGCCAGTGCCAGTCCCGCGCAATGGGGTGACTTTATTCCGGGCGTGCCCGACGTCAACAGCTTCCCCCACCGTACCTTTAAGAAGATTTATGACCGAATTGCCAGGCGCCCTAACCCTGAGTTTTTGACCTACGACGCTGACGGCGGGCTCGAGGTTTTGAAGTCTGCGCTGTCCGATTATTTGCGCACTGCGCGCGGGGTTAAGTGCTCGACCGACCAGATATTAATTACCGAAGGGATTCATCAGGCGCTGGATTTAGTCACCCGCACATTGTGTAATCCAGGCGATCACGCGTGGATTGAAGAACCCGGCTATTGGGGAATTAAGAATATTTTACGCATGAATGCGGTAAATATAACGGCGTGCGATGTTGACGATCAGGGATTGGTTCCCGCCCCCTCATCTGCCGTGCGGCCAACATTAATGTTCGTCACCCCTTCCCATCAATATCCCCTCGGTTCGGTCATGAGTCTTCCCCGTCGCCAGTTATTACTTTCGATGGCTCGGGAATATCAAAGCTGGATTGTCGAAGATGATTACGATAGCGAATTTCGTTTCTCCGGCCAGCCAATTCCTTCGTTGCAAGGACTGGAAGATGACAGCCCGGTGATTTACATCGGTACGTTTAGTAAAACGCTGTATCCCGCGCTCCGTCTGGGGTATGTCGTTTTACCCAAGCCGTTAGCCGCCCCGCTGAAAAAGGTGCATAACGAGCTTTATCGCAGCGGTCATCAAATTATTCAGGCCGCGTTGGCCGAATTTATCCGCGAAGGCTATTACGCCGCGCATATTCGTAAAATGCGCCAGTTGTATAACAAACGCCGTACTGTGCTGGTCGAATTAATTAAGCAGCATTTAGGCGAAGAATTTCTCGGTTATTTCAATAGCAACGCCGGTTTACATCTCATTATTCAACTTCCGGCTGATGCCGACGATATCGGCATTTCTAAGCGTGCTAATGCTGAAGGTATTTTGGTCAGGCCGCTGTCGCGTTATTACTTTAATAGCCAGAAATCAAAAGGATTGTTAGTCGGTTTCGCCAATATCAAAGACTGCGATATGGAGCCTTCTTTTGAGCGCCTGGCGGGGATCATTAAGCAAAACCTCTGA
- the puuE gene encoding 4-aminobutyrate transaminase: protein MSNNELHQRRLAATPRGVGVMCNFFAQSAQNSTITDVEGKQYIDFAAGIAVLNTGHRHPRLVEAVEQQLHAFTHTAYQIVPYESYVTLAEKINAVAPIVGPKKTSFFTTGAEAVENAVKIARAHTGRPGVIAFSGGFHGRTYMTMALTGKVAPYKIGFGPFPGSVFHAPYPSALNGITTEEAVKSIERLFKSDIEATQVAAIIFEPVQGEGGFNVAPPAFVAAIRQICDTHGIVMIADEVQSGFARTGKMFAMNHYTHQPDLMTMAKSLAGGMPLSGVVGKADIMDAPAPGGLGGTYAGNPLSVAAALAVLDIIEDEKLCQRAEALGERLRSALHDVKQHCPALAEVRGLGSMVAAEFYDTTTGEPSAAIAQQVQKRALEQGLLLLTCGQNGNVIRFLYPLTIPDAQFDKALDIIKSATQM from the coding sequence ATGAGTAATAACGAACTCCATCAACGTCGTCTGGCTGCTACTCCACGTGGTGTAGGTGTGATGTGTAATTTCTTTGCGCAAAGCGCGCAGAACAGCACCATCACCGATGTTGAAGGCAAGCAATATATTGATTTTGCCGCCGGGATTGCCGTACTGAATACCGGCCATCGCCATCCTCGCCTGGTAGAAGCGGTTGAGCAGCAACTTCATGCGTTTACTCACACGGCTTATCAGATTGTCCCTTACGAAAGCTACGTGACGTTGGCGGAGAAAATTAACGCCGTCGCGCCTATTGTTGGGCCGAAGAAAACTTCATTCTTCACGACTGGCGCTGAAGCTGTAGAAAACGCGGTGAAAATTGCCCGCGCTCATACTGGCCGCCCAGGGGTCATTGCCTTTAGCGGTGGGTTCCATGGCCGCACCTATATGACCATGGCGTTAACCGGCAAAGTTGCGCCTTACAAAATTGGCTTTGGCCCATTCCCGGGCTCAGTGTTCCACGCGCCATACCCGTCAGCGCTCAACGGCATTACCACCGAAGAAGCGGTGAAATCCATCGAACGCCTGTTTAAGTCTGATATTGAAGCTACTCAGGTGGCGGCGATTATTTTCGAACCTGTTCAGGGCGAAGGCGGCTTTAATGTCGCACCTCCGGCGTTTGTCGCAGCGATTCGCCAGATTTGTGATACCCATGGCATCGTGATGATTGCCGACGAAGTGCAAAGTGGTTTTGCGCGTACCGGCAAAATGTTCGCCATGAACCATTACACGCATCAACCTGATTTGATGACCATGGCAAAAAGCCTGGCGGGCGGGATGCCGTTGTCCGGCGTGGTGGGTAAAGCTGATATTATGGATGCGCCAGCACCGGGCGGATTGGGCGGCACTTACGCCGGTAACCCGCTTTCTGTCGCCGCAGCACTTGCAGTACTGGACATTATTGAAGACGAAAAACTGTGTCAGCGTGCCGAAGCGTTAGGTGAGCGACTGAGATCAGCACTGCACGATGTTAAACAACATTGTCCGGCATTAGCTGAAGTGCGTGGATTGGGTTCGATGGTCGCCGCTGAGTTTTACGACACCACGACGGGTGAGCCTTCTGCGGCAATCGCCCAACAGGTTCAGAAACGCGCTTTGGAGCAAGGTTTGCTGCTGCTTACCTGCGGTCAAAACGGCAACGTTATCCGTTTCCTCTACCCGCTGACCATTCCGGATGCGCAGTTCGACAAAGCCCTGGATATCATTAAATCTGCAACACAAATGTGA
- a CDS encoding NAD-dependent succinate-semialdehyde dehydrogenase — MNLHNAGLLLDSCPVDGEWSHALSGKTMTVVNAATGQKISDVPFMGQVETQRAIAAAEIAQKEWKTQTAAYRAKILHSWVSLINENSEDLARLITLEGGKPLAEARGEVNYAASFITWFAEEAKRVDGVLLQPTSPDQRFIVSKQPVGVCAAITPWNFPAAMITRKVAPALAAGCAIIVKPAEQTPLTALALAKLAELAGLPKSLLQVITGDAKEIGDELCRNATVRKLSFTGSTQVGRLLMAQCAPTIKKLSLELGGNAPVIVFDDADLEQAVKGIMVSKFRNSGQTCVCANRIYVQSGIYQKLCDELVKAVETLKVGNGQDDGVTQGPLINAKAIEKVELHINDALSKGAAVLTGGHKHALGGNFFAPTVVANVTQEMRFAREETFGPVAALFKFESDEEVVNYANDTEFGLAAYIFTQDAKRQWQIPEALEYGMVGVNTGLISNEIAPFGGIKQSGLGREGSRFGIDEYLEMKYVCVKL; from the coding sequence ATCAATTTACACAATGCTGGCTTGCTGCTCGATAGTTGTCCGGTTGATGGCGAATGGAGCCACGCACTGTCGGGTAAGACAATGACCGTTGTGAATGCCGCGACGGGGCAGAAAATCTCTGACGTGCCATTCATGGGGCAGGTCGAAACACAGCGGGCAATCGCTGCGGCTGAAATTGCGCAGAAAGAGTGGAAGACGCAAACCGCAGCGTACCGGGCGAAAATCCTTCATAGCTGGGTGAGTCTTATCAATGAAAATAGCGAAGACCTGGCGCGGCTGATTACTCTCGAAGGTGGGAAACCGTTGGCTGAGGCGCGTGGGGAAGTTAACTACGCCGCCTCATTTATTACCTGGTTTGCTGAAGAAGCGAAAAGAGTCGATGGCGTGTTGTTACAACCGACCAGCCCTGACCAGCGCTTTATCGTGTCGAAGCAGCCGGTCGGCGTTTGCGCGGCTATCACACCGTGGAATTTCCCGGCAGCCATGATCACCCGCAAAGTGGCACCGGCGTTGGCCGCAGGCTGCGCGATTATCGTTAAACCGGCGGAGCAAACGCCGTTGACCGCACTGGCGTTAGCCAAGCTTGCAGAACTGGCGGGCCTGCCAAAATCACTGTTGCAGGTGATTACCGGTGATGCGAAAGAGATCGGCGACGAACTGTGCCGGAATGCCACGGTGCGCAAACTCAGCTTCACCGGTTCCACCCAGGTCGGGCGTTTATTGATGGCTCAGTGTGCGCCGACGATTAAAAAGCTGTCACTGGAATTGGGAGGAAATGCTCCGGTGATCGTCTTTGATGATGCCGATCTTGAGCAGGCGGTAAAAGGGATTATGGTGTCGAAATTCCGCAATAGCGGACAGACCTGTGTGTGCGCGAACCGCATCTACGTGCAGAGCGGTATTTATCAAAAGCTGTGCGATGAACTGGTGAAAGCGGTCGAAACCTTGAAAGTCGGTAATGGTCAGGATGACGGTGTCACACAGGGGCCGCTGATTAATGCCAAAGCGATTGAGAAAGTGGAACTCCACATTAACGATGCGCTGTCAAAAGGGGCTGCGGTGTTAACCGGCGGACACAAACATGCGCTGGGTGGGAACTTCTTTGCACCGACTGTAGTGGCAAATGTCACGCAAGAAATGCGCTTTGCCCGAGAAGAAACCTTTGGGCCAGTGGCCGCGCTGTTTAAATTCGAGTCCGATGAAGAAGTCGTTAATTACGCCAACGATACCGAGTTTGGCCTCGCCGCGTATATTTTCACCCAGGATGCGAAACGCCAATGGCAAATCCCCGAGGCGCTGGAATATGGCATGGTTGGCGTGAATACCGGGCTTATTTCCAACGAAATTGCGCCGTTTGGCGGAATCAAACAATCAGGGCTTGGCCGTGAAGGTTCGCGTTTTGGAATTGATGAGTATCTGGAGATGAAGTACGTCTGCGTGAAGCTCTGA
- a CDS encoding APC family permease — MEQTTDKENHQHQPVEGEQFNRSIGLMSNFALGFTYLSPLTAVYSLFALAITLAGPPAIWWILIVACGQLLVALVFGEVASQYPITGGLYPWARRLWGKKYAWIAAWIYLWALVVTITSIAEYTATFVASLFHYATSAGNMMVTSVVLLLIMMVVNMSGTKNLARVARIGFWCEIVSVIALGIYLLIFHRSQPFSVVFDSMGVLAKDGNYTTAFMSASLMGLFMFFGFEACGNVAEEVKNPGKKIPVAMILSIVFGAISAVISIMGYLLSSPDLINIVNGKISDPIPAILNEALGPTGATVFIVVAVIAMLSCILSLQAALSRLIFSFSRDNMLPGSQWMSKISRHSVPDNAMMVSCLLPVIICVWVYFQPDSLARITAFAVIGIYISFQMVVLAALRQRLKGWKPAGEWTVGSWGIIVNILALAYGLCGIWLLAQPAESENFMDRWTVLVGLAIVIGSGLIYMLISKPFGRSNAPENDAIEYARKLNVEQS, encoded by the coding sequence ATGGAACAGACGACAGACAAAGAAAACCATCAACATCAGCCAGTTGAAGGCGAACAATTCAATCGTTCGATAGGGCTGATGTCTAACTTCGCATTGGGATTTACCTATCTTTCGCCACTGACAGCGGTGTACTCGCTGTTTGCGCTGGCCATCACTCTCGCCGGGCCTCCGGCCATTTGGTGGATACTGATTGTGGCGTGTGGGCAATTACTCGTGGCGTTAGTTTTCGGTGAAGTAGCATCGCAATATCCGATTACCGGCGGCTTATATCCATGGGCGAGAAGGCTGTGGGGTAAAAAATATGCGTGGATTGCTGCCTGGATTTATCTTTGGGCGTTAGTGGTGACCATTACGTCGATTGCGGAATACACCGCTACTTTCGTGGCCTCTTTATTCCACTACGCCACCAGTGCCGGCAACATGATGGTGACGTCGGTTGTCTTGTTGCTGATTATGATGGTGGTGAACATGTCGGGTACCAAAAACCTGGCACGGGTGGCGCGAATTGGTTTCTGGTGTGAAATCGTCAGCGTCATTGCGCTGGGCATTTATCTGCTGATATTCCATCGCTCACAACCTTTCTCCGTGGTATTCGATTCGATGGGCGTGCTGGCAAAAGACGGTAATTACACCACCGCATTTATGTCTGCATCACTCATGGGGCTGTTTATGTTCTTCGGTTTTGAAGCCTGCGGTAATGTGGCAGAAGAAGTAAAAAACCCCGGTAAGAAAATTCCCGTGGCGATGATTTTAAGTATCGTATTTGGTGCCATCTCAGCCGTTATTTCGATTATGGGCTATCTGTTATCGTCCCCGGATCTGATTAATATTGTAAACGGCAAAATTTCTGACCCCATCCCTGCAATCCTTAACGAAGCGTTGGGGCCAACCGGAGCTACCGTGTTTATCGTTGTCGCCGTCATCGCGATGCTGTCTTGTATTCTTTCGCTGCAGGCTGCATTAAGCCGCCTGATATTCTCCTTCTCCCGCGATAACATGCTGCCTGGCAGCCAATGGATGTCGAAGATCTCCAGGCACAGCGTGCCGGATAACGCCATGATGGTGAGCTGTTTGTTACCGGTGATTATCTGCGTGTGGGTCTACTTCCAGCCTGATAGCCTGGCGCGTATTACCGCGTTTGCGGTCATCGGTATCTATATTTCCTTCCAGATGGTGGTATTAGCCGCATTGCGCCAACGTTTAAAAGGGTGGAAACCGGCGGGCGAATGGACGGTGGGATCATGGGGGATTATCGTCAATATTCTGGCGTTAGCTTACGGGTTGTGCGGTATTTGGTTGTTGGCCCAACCGGCTGAAAGTGAAAACTTTATGGACCGCTGGACGGTACTGGTAGGGCTGGCAATTGTCATCGGTTCCGGGCTGATTTATATGCTGATCAGCAAACCGTTTGGCCGCTCGAATGCACCAGAAAATGATGCGATTGAGTACGCCCGTAAATTGAATGTTGAGCAGAGCTAA
- a CDS encoding cache domain-containing protein, producing MLQTTSLRNLSDKIDSIINSTITSTSLLAREIEAALAEIKDVNLAHLLEPSVRNTIQDLIKKTLSSNVYCSGAGFASHIESSESNKEFWLLEWWYKKADGVKQVHLDLDQATQQRLDFRTFEWFKQAPSVDNAFLHGPYVDYICNTSYTLTAAVPVHFQDRFLGVAAIDLLVSRVEDELLPYAVNDRVILTNKDRRIIFSTHPRCRVGDLLNPQYAAVVFENDYFNLYQSA from the coding sequence ATGCTACAAACAACATCACTCCGTAACCTTAGCGATAAAATTGATAGCATCATTAACTCTACCATTACGTCAACCAGTTTACTTGCCAGGGAAATTGAAGCTGCCCTGGCTGAAATTAAAGATGTTAATCTGGCACATCTTCTTGAACCGTCTGTAAGAAATACCATTCAGGATCTTATTAAAAAGACCCTGAGCAGCAATGTGTACTGTTCCGGCGCTGGTTTTGCCAGCCACATTGAAAGCAGCGAGAGTAATAAGGAATTCTGGCTTCTGGAGTGGTGGTATAAGAAAGCTGATGGTGTAAAACAGGTCCATCTTGATTTAGACCAGGCTACCCAACAGCGTCTGGATTTCAGAACCTTTGAATGGTTTAAACAAGCTCCGTCGGTTGATAACGCTTTTTTACATGGCCCCTACGTCGACTATATTTGCAATACCTCGTACACCCTCACCGCTGCGGTGCCGGTGCATTTTCAGGATCGCTTTCTAGGGGTTGCAGCAATAGATTTATTAGTCAGTCGGGTTGAAGATGAATTATTACCCTACGCGGTGAATGACAGAGTTATTCTGACCAATAAAGATAGACGAATTATTTTCTCTACCCATCCAAGATGTCGCGTCGGTGATTTACTTAATCCACAATACGCCGCCGTTGTATTTGAGAATGATTACTTTAATTTATATCAGTCTGCATAG
- a CDS encoding FadR/GntR family transcriptional regulator, translating to MITHAVIFAPIGQASRSDQIVQRLSNAIITGLLEANEQLPNEADLAKMMGVSHITIREALNTLRANNLIHTVRGRNGGSFVCEQTWEFNNILNPFKTLSTDYLSDLGEMHCAIISHSARLASRRMTNADITRLRDFVEVLSTSTTPEARTQADMRCLLAIAACSQSARLANQELILQSEWSSLVAILFRSENIHREIVDLYTSLIDVLASHNEVESVNMAKNLIDTFTFYLIENKLKHNANSTP from the coding sequence ATGATTACGCATGCGGTGATATTCGCGCCAATCGGTCAGGCCAGCCGTTCCGATCAGATAGTTCAGCGACTTTCTAATGCCATTATTACCGGGCTGCTTGAGGCAAATGAGCAGTTACCTAACGAAGCCGATCTTGCAAAAATGATGGGTGTTTCGCACATCACGATTCGGGAAGCATTAAATACGCTGCGCGCCAATAATTTAATCCACACGGTGCGTGGGCGTAATGGTGGGAGTTTTGTCTGCGAGCAAACCTGGGAATTCAACAATATTCTTAATCCATTTAAGACGTTAAGTACTGATTATTTGTCTGATTTGGGTGAAATGCATTGTGCCATTATCAGCCACAGTGCAAGGCTTGCTTCCCGCCGAATGACAAACGCAGATATCACTCGCTTGCGCGATTTTGTTGAGGTGCTTAGCACTTCCACCACGCCTGAAGCTCGCACTCAGGCGGACATGCGCTGTTTATTAGCCATTGCCGCGTGTTCCCAGTCAGCACGGCTGGCCAATCAGGAGCTGATTTTACAGTCTGAATGGTCGTCACTGGTGGCGATTCTGTTCCGTTCAGAAAATATACATCGTGAGATTGTTGATCTGTATACCTCGTTAATTGACGTGCTTGCATCACATAATGAAGTTGAGTCAGTAAACATGGCTAAAAATTTAATCGACACGTTTACTTTCTATCTGATAGAAAATAAATTGAAGCACAATGCAAACAGCACTCCGTAG
- a CDS encoding gamma-aminobutyraldehyde dehydrogenase: protein MKILKHFINGQYVSGSEENLFELISPVNGETYALSPCAGRDEVEQAYSAAKSAFTVWKRSTPSQRQRALLKLADEIERNVERLTQAQSEETGQLRHFIEKEEIAASCDALRFFAGAARCLEGKASYEYAEGLTSTIRREPLGIVGQVTPWNYPFMMAVWKIAPALAAGNTVVLKPSDTTPVSTLILAELAAPLFPQGAFNVVLGKAETGSLVVSSTEASLVSITGSVRAGLQVAASAAANLTKAHLELGGKAPVIVFADADIEKAVDVITTAGFFNAGQDCTSATRILIEAAIYEPFLEKLVNKTRQIKFGAPEDKNALYGALNSRNQLEQVKGFISRLPSHAVIETGGKAGDGPGFYFEPTIISGLEQRDEAIQHEVFGPVMTVQSFSSEEEALDKANDVEYGLASSIWTSNHSRAQRLSIHLDFGTVWINNHIPLCAEMPHGGFKKSGYGKDLSSYSLDEYTRVKHIMCDISE, encoded by the coding sequence ATGAAAATTCTTAAGCACTTTATTAATGGGCAATATGTATCGGGTTCGGAGGAGAACCTCTTTGAGCTGATAAGTCCTGTGAATGGAGAAACTTACGCCCTGTCGCCCTGTGCGGGTCGTGATGAGGTCGAGCAGGCCTATAGCGCGGCGAAAAGTGCATTTACCGTGTGGAAGCGTTCCACGCCGTCGCAAAGGCAGCGTGCGCTGTTAAAACTGGCGGATGAAATTGAACGTAATGTTGAGCGCCTGACGCAAGCGCAAAGCGAAGAAACCGGTCAATTGCGGCATTTCATTGAAAAAGAAGAGATTGCGGCATCCTGTGATGCACTACGATTTTTTGCCGGTGCGGCGCGTTGCCTGGAAGGTAAAGCATCATACGAATATGCTGAGGGCTTAACCTCCACCATTCGTCGCGAGCCGTTAGGGATTGTCGGCCAGGTTACCCCCTGGAACTATCCTTTCATGATGGCCGTGTGGAAAATTGCCCCGGCGCTGGCCGCCGGGAACACGGTGGTGTTAAAACCCAGCGATACCACGCCTGTCAGCACCTTAATTTTGGCCGAACTGGCAGCGCCGCTTTTCCCGCAGGGCGCCTTTAATGTGGTGCTCGGTAAAGCGGAAACGGGCTCGCTGGTGGTTTCCAGCACCGAAGCCTCGCTGGTATCCATAACCGGTTCGGTGCGTGCAGGATTGCAAGTTGCCGCATCTGCTGCGGCGAACCTGACCAAAGCACACCTCGAACTGGGTGGCAAAGCGCCGGTTATCGTTTTTGCCGATGCAGACATTGAAAAAGCAGTCGATGTCATCACCACGGCGGGTTTCTTTAATGCCGGACAAGACTGCACCTCGGCGACACGAATTTTGATTGAAGCCGCCATTTATGAGCCATTCCTCGAGAAACTGGTCAACAAAACCCGCCAAATCAAATTTGGTGCCCCTGAAGATAAAAACGCGTTGTACGGTGCGTTAAACAGCCGCAATCAACTTGAACAAGTTAAAGGGTTTATCAGCCGTTTACCGTCACATGCCGTCATTGAAACTGGCGGGAAAGCGGGAGACGGTCCAGGCTTCTATTTTGAACCCACAATAATCTCAGGGCTTGAACAGCGTGACGAGGCAATCCAGCACGAAGTGTTTGGCCCGGTCATGACCGTACAGTCGTTTTCCTCGGAGGAGGAGGCGCTGGACAAGGCCAATGATGTGGAATATGGCCTGGCGTCGAGTATCTGGACGAGCAACCATAGCCGCGCCCAGCGCTTGAGCATTCACCTGGATTTCGGCACCGTCTGGATTAACAACCACATCCCGCTGTGTGCAGAAATGCCGCACGGTGGCTTCAAGAAGTCGGGCTACGGTAAGGATTTGTCATCCTATTCTCTGGATGAATATACGCGGGTGAAGCACATTATGTGTGACATCTCCGAATAG
- a CDS encoding ester cyclase, producing the protein MKAMKVAVLSFALFSNLALADVSPLTVVKDYMSAWNAHDSAKAAQFLANDVVYYDAASGTPVKGKNNAEKEVIGAFIKAVPDLTWKMISKPVYDHDTIAFRWEFSGKNSGEWAGSPATNNPIKFEGVSYITVNNGKITWQGDYYDSKKLDEELKPQTK; encoded by the coding sequence ATGAAAGCAATGAAAGTCGCTGTTTTATCCTTTGCGCTATTCTCAAATTTGGCATTGGCGGATGTGTCTCCCTTAACGGTGGTCAAAGATTATATGTCGGCGTGGAACGCGCATGACTCCGCGAAGGCGGCACAATTTTTGGCTAACGATGTGGTGTATTACGATGCAGCCAGCGGTACGCCGGTCAAAGGGAAAAATAATGCCGAAAAAGAGGTCATTGGCGCGTTTATTAAAGCCGTACCGGATTTGACGTGGAAAATGATCAGCAAGCCAGTGTATGACCACGACACCATCGCTTTTCGCTGGGAATTTAGCGGAAAAAATAGCGGCGAATGGGCGGGCAGTCCAGCCACCAATAACCCGATAAAATTTGAAGGTGTCAGTTATATCACCGTTAATAACGGGAAAATTACCTGGCAGGGTGATTATTATGACTCTAAGAAACTGGATGAAGAGTTAAAGCCACAGACTAAATAA